In one window of Desulfovibrio inopinatus DSM 10711 DNA:
- a CDS encoding cation diffusion facilitator family transporter — MHQHVTSSGSQHRLLLSIVVNLIIPVVQLFGGLAAGSMAVVSDAIHNFSDCTGLIIAYIAHKTSQKGPSLRYSFGLRRVEILAAIVNTGILFGAAVFLVMESYSRFLHPEPVSGGMVIVLALVGIIGNGLAAWLLYRDSANNINIRGAFVHMMGDLLTSVAVLLCGIVLLFADVPWLDPLLSLLIVIFIVKSSWGILVEATHIVLEGTPRGVELMEIKDRLESIPGILNTHHLHVWSLGTESISFMGHVIIEDQPLSKTVRLRKEIDHVLHDEFDIDHVMIQFEAACHEDEDCGVLCPTFNHHETR; from the coding sequence ATGCATCAGCACGTCACGTCAAGTGGTTCGCAGCACCGTCTTCTGCTCTCGATTGTTGTCAATCTCATCATTCCAGTGGTTCAGCTTTTTGGAGGGTTGGCAGCCGGCAGTATGGCCGTTGTTTCGGATGCAATACATAATTTCAGTGATTGTACCGGCCTGATCATCGCATATATTGCGCATAAGACCAGTCAAAAAGGCCCGTCCTTGCGCTATAGTTTCGGGCTACGGCGTGTGGAGATTCTGGCCGCCATTGTAAATACCGGTATTCTGTTCGGTGCTGCTGTTTTTCTTGTTATGGAATCATATTCCCGATTCCTTCATCCTGAGCCGGTATCGGGGGGCATGGTCATTGTTCTCGCGTTGGTGGGGATTATCGGTAACGGCTTGGCCGCGTGGTTGTTGTATCGAGATTCTGCCAATAATATCAATATTCGTGGGGCGTTCGTTCACATGATGGGGGATTTGCTCACATCCGTGGCGGTTTTGCTGTGCGGTATTGTGCTGCTTTTCGCAGATGTCCCCTGGCTGGATCCGTTGTTGTCGCTGCTCATCGTCATTTTCATTGTGAAAAGTTCTTGGGGAATTCTTGTCGAAGCAACGCACATTGTTTTGGAAGGCACACCTCGTGGTGTGGAGTTAATGGAGATAAAAGATCGGCTGGAATCGATTCCCGGTATTCTCAACACGCACCACTTACATGTCTGGAGCTTGGGTACGGAGTCGATTTCATTTATGGGACACGTCATCATTGAGGATCAACCCTTGTCCAAAACAGTCCGACTGCGTAAAGAAATCGATCATGTCTTGCATGACGAATTTGATATCGATCACGTCATGATTCAATTTGAAGCAGCATGTCATGAAGACGAAGATTGTGGCGTGCTGTGTCCCACATTCAACCACCACGAAACGAGGTAA
- a CDS encoding HDIG domain-containing metalloprotein has protein sequence MLSREDAWELLLSNNPEPHMLAHARQTEVVMAALAEKLRQDTALWSITGLLHDLDYPQTKENPERHGLDAAEMLAGKLPDEAITAIKAHNAEMTGVPAQSNFDFALRCGETVTGLINAAALVRPTRMDGMKAKSLKKKMKDKSFAASVSRANILECEKLGIDTGEFLTLAISAITPIAGEVGLSAE, from the coding sequence ATGCTTTCTCGTGAAGACGCATGGGAACTCTTGCTTTCTAACAATCCCGAGCCGCACATGCTGGCACATGCCCGGCAAACCGAAGTCGTTATGGCGGCTTTGGCGGAGAAATTGAGACAAGATACCGCCCTGTGGTCTATTACCGGCCTGTTGCACGATCTTGATTATCCGCAAACAAAAGAGAATCCAGAGCGTCATGGCCTTGATGCGGCCGAGATGCTTGCGGGTAAATTGCCTGATGAAGCCATTACCGCCATCAAAGCTCATAATGCGGAAATGACCGGTGTTCCTGCGCAATCGAATTTTGATTTTGCATTGCGATGCGGGGAGACCGTTACCGGTCTGATTAATGCGGCAGCCCTCGTTCGTCCGACACGTATGGACGGCATGAAGGCGAAAAGTCTCAAAAAGAAAATGAAGGACAAATCCTTTGCCGCGTCGGTTTCCCGAGCAAATATTTTGGAGTGCGAGAAGCTCGGCATCGATACGGGAGAATTTTTGACATTGGCAATCAGCGCGATAACACCCATTGCCGGTGAAGTCGGTCTCTCAGCGGAATAG
- a CDS encoding cation:proton antiporter, translating into MEHGIMDTITLAVVLGVTCYTLARRLRLPAILFYLLAGALFGPMGFHYLHVDSMGTGLSALVEIAVAIILFEGGLSLSTSGFRKTPTTIGRIIFIALPLTAIGGTFLGYKVLGLSLEVSIIFGVIMVVTGPTVIAPLLQSVNLQHRLEVLLHWESIWGDVIGVLLGALVLQFVALKNLFDVENLATTFLGTMLAGASVGIASGFLLNRFLLPWATGLKIRGLVGTIAFAAVMAVFLEANSLKMASGPLAAAMMGFYLSYEKGPHLQAVKEFKEQLAVLFISTLFVLLSASVNPLDVAGRWPSILLTGVALAFIVRPIAVNLALLGSEMNLKERLYVGLMGPRGIVAMAAASLVALTLPDRSEDTALLATATYFCIFFSGTFATLCAKPLAKLLGVKSSLARSGIVFVGANELSTAMAEVAGPRVPVIFLDTSKDKCTFLNQENYSSVCTDALNDDVYEQALSEGFRRLVACTHHDALNQLICKRASHFLGDENVYAVSGAESEEVITTEPLFPVRAAFTERMPLTKILTDIRKKRAVFETLPASTIKETRAYEQGRVIALLNFKEDGGVCLIEAARPLPETGELFCLVRNEESVATGIIY; encoded by the coding sequence ATGGAACATGGCATTATGGACACGATTACCCTGGCTGTCGTGCTGGGGGTAACATGTTATACATTGGCGAGACGGCTTCGATTGCCGGCGATATTATTTTACCTTCTGGCCGGTGCGCTTTTTGGTCCCATGGGGTTTCATTATCTTCATGTCGATTCCATGGGGACGGGACTGTCCGCCCTTGTCGAGATTGCCGTTGCCATTATTTTATTTGAGGGCGGGTTATCGCTGTCGACAAGCGGCTTCCGTAAGACTCCGACGACAATTGGACGCATCATTTTCATTGCTTTGCCATTAACGGCCATCGGTGGGACGTTCTTAGGATACAAGGTACTTGGTTTGTCTTTGGAAGTGTCGATCATTTTCGGGGTCATCATGGTTGTGACTGGACCGACGGTCATTGCCCCCCTGCTTCAGTCCGTGAATCTACAGCATCGTCTTGAAGTCTTGTTGCATTGGGAATCGATTTGGGGTGACGTCATCGGCGTGTTGTTGGGAGCGCTTGTTCTTCAGTTTGTTGCCCTGAAAAATCTTTTCGATGTCGAAAATCTGGCAACGACGTTTCTCGGCACCATGTTGGCCGGAGCCAGTGTTGGTATTGCGTCGGGCTTTCTTCTCAATCGTTTTCTCTTGCCCTGGGCAACGGGTCTGAAAATTCGAGGATTGGTCGGTACAATCGCGTTTGCGGCGGTCATGGCGGTGTTCTTGGAAGCCAACTCTCTTAAAATGGCGTCCGGCCCTTTAGCTGCGGCAATGATGGGTTTTTATCTTTCCTATGAAAAAGGGCCTCATCTCCAGGCCGTTAAAGAATTTAAAGAACAATTAGCGGTTTTGTTTATCAGCACACTGTTTGTGTTGTTATCGGCGTCGGTCAATCCCCTTGATGTGGCCGGGCGCTGGCCGTCTATTTTGCTGACGGGTGTTGCTTTGGCATTTATTGTTCGCCCGATTGCCGTCAACCTGGCGTTATTGGGTAGTGAAATGAATTTAAAAGAACGCCTGTATGTGGGGCTGATGGGGCCACGTGGCATTGTCGCCATGGCGGCCGCTTCGCTGGTGGCACTCACCCTTCCCGATCGGAGTGAGGACACGGCATTGCTTGCGACGGCCACCTATTTTTGCATCTTCTTTTCGGGAACCTTTGCGACGCTTTGTGCCAAGCCGTTGGCCAAATTACTCGGCGTAAAGTCGTCGTTGGCACGAAGTGGGATTGTGTTCGTCGGTGCGAACGAGTTGTCGACGGCCATGGCCGAAGTGGCTGGACCGCGCGTTCCGGTAATTTTTCTGGATACAAGTAAAGACAAATGCACCTTCCTCAACCAGGAGAACTACTCCAGTGTGTGTACCGATGCGTTGAATGACGATGTGTATGAACAGGCCTTATCCGAGGGGTTTCGACGGCTTGTTGCATGCACGCACCATGACGCACTCAACCAACTCATCTGTAAACGTGCATCGCATTTTCTCGGTGATGAGAATGTGTATGCCGTCTCCGGAGCCGAGTCTGAGGAAGTCATCACAACCGAACCGCTCTTCCCTGTTCGAGCGGCGTTCACGGAACGTATGCCACTCACCAAGATTCTTACCGACATTCGTAAAAAGCGTGCTGTGTTTGAAACGTTACCAGCCAGTACAATCAAAGAAACACGAGCCTATGAACAGGGACGCGTGATTGCCCTGCTCAACTTCAAGGAAGACGGTGGCGTGTGTTTGATTGAAGCTGCCAGACCATTGCCGGAAACCGGTGAATTGTTCTGTCTGGTGAGAAATGAAGAGAGCGTCGCAACGGGCATTATTTATTAA